The following are from one region of the Micromonas commoda chromosome 12, complete sequence genome:
- a CDS encoding hypothetical protein (Contains WD repeat region), translated as MQFSHAAPFIEKKIQKMGTARLFEIAPIRRANRTTRRAAPDGIASYHVMNSPQRHLRRAREAEEQAATDLKRLKTSFLEKVIPKTIVREQCNPTSKLERSVRALVFNHLPGNCGNLFATIGGDFATVYDDEHFGDHVAVVCQFKNEATDHTKGGDLTAVCWVDPSGYTAHELGDATLAVAGGDDNAVQVISVADGRVVSLMKGHTCSILAVAAGSSEGGHPERLVSLDAAGNAVVWNWRTQAKLGAFQVGDAISLAVNPDGSGVYTGHKGGFVKAWTLPENLDKKTPEKGIALGVVCHGNNPVDCLKVAAGKLFSKSVDGTIGVLDLGSGKTATTWKVEDCVKPSAKDLLDGLTGFGVDPVGEFLAVGNGEGEVATYDVATGQVIKIVEADRDFKHLNLVRAAGVSRDCRHVHAAFGPGIVWRFEVVPELDDEDDGTEGPGTPPEEDN; from the coding sequence ATGCAGTTCAGTCATGCCGCTCCATTTATCGAAAAAAAGATTCAAAAAATGGGCACCGCTCGATTATTTGAAATCGCTCCTATTCGCCGAGCCAACCGCACAACGAGACGCGCAGCCCCCGACGGCATCGCCTCGTATCACGTCATGAACTCCCCGCAGCGTCACCTcaggcgcgcccgcgaggccgaggagcaGGCCGCCACCGACCTGAAGAGGCTCAAGACCTCCTTCCTCGAGAAGGTCATCCCGAAGACGATCGTCCGCGAGCAGTGCAACCCGACGTCCAAGTTGGAGCGCTCCGTCCGAGCGCTCGTGTTCAACCACCTGCCGGGCAACTGCGGCAACCTCTTCGCcaccatcggcggcgacttcGCCACCgtgtacgacgacgagcacTTCGGCGACCACGTCGCGGTGGTGTGCCAGTTCAAGAACGAGGCCACGGACCACACCAAGGGCGGGGATCTGACCGCCGTGTGCTGGGTCGATCCCTCCGGGTACACCGcccacgagctcggcgacgccaccctcgcggtgGCCGGAGGTGACGACAACGCCGTGCAGGTCATCAgcgtcgcggacgggcgcgtcgtctccctcATGAAGGGCCACACCTGctcgatcctcgccgtcgccgcgggaagCTCCGAGGGCGGACACCCCGAGAGGCTCGTGTCTCTGGACGCGGCCGGAAACGCCGTCGTGTGGAACTGGCGGACGCAGGCCAAGCTCGGGGCGTTCCAAGTCGGCGATGCCATCTCACTGGCCGTCAACCCCGACGGGAGCGGCGTGTACACCGGACACAAGGGCGGTTTCGTCAAGGCGTGGACCCTCCCGGAGAATTTGGACAAAAAGACCCCGGAGAAGGGTATCGCGCTGGGCGTGGTCTGCCACGGCAATAACCCCGTGGACTGCCTCAAGGTTGCCGCCGGTAAGCTCTTCTCCAAGTCCGTCGACGGCACGATCGGCGTGCTCGACCTCGGGAGCGGCAAGACGGCCACGACGTGGAAGGTTGAGGACTGCGTCAAGCCGAGCGCCAAAGACTTGCTGGACGGGTTGACCGGCTTTGGCGTCGACCCCGTCGGTGAGTTTCTCGCGGTTGGgaacggcgagggcgaggttgcCACCTACGACGTCGCCACGGGCCAGGTGATCAAGATCGTGGAGGCGGACAGGGACTTCAAGCACCTGAACCtggtgcgcgccgcgggggtgagcAGGGATTGCAGGCACGTGCACGCCGCCTTTGGGCCCGGGATCGTGTGGAGATTCGAGGTTGtgcccgagctcgacgacgaagacgacggcaccgaggGACCGGGCACGCCCCCGGAGGAGGACAACTGA
- a CDS encoding predicted protein — protein sequence MRGSFRGSPSRAAVQRVIDRLHGLALGDRDIARDDGGGDDDDGDDEARGIASAAGSPSAAATTSPTSARLAHVPPGAAVAALAAAFEAGERYADVRSAVVSALPRGEDVADFLVSCVEHMATSSSAPSSVAAPLTQLLLEALQHSCATTTPRRVFAATDGSATRVECAAARTRAAKLVARAVCVDDDNVKDDTAGGIGPPTVDTAGGIPPPAEDPDPDAARPLTVRLEPRAVARLLTAVGLDMDDLTVHHPSAERGIVAFVGACLGRASTDPSSAVAAAAVAKHFSLAQFATPSALDAWEAQGHGPIADGIAATLTEARRLSYAASLRDKHMSATNAHNTGGVASPADRADRHFRRLGLPPAFPEEERAGREGRLRRLAAAGRWDVAEQLAGEDVQARALVRGLRDAAATVAAEANGAGWSEWAAGHGALGGGGASTAAEVDQSYLPRRMRYLPLDLPRGAVRWADDARSLAACVAALSLDAVIGIDSEWVPDGSFGASGSSRRSGNSKGSSGARRRLESPTALLQLSGERCVALLDATKLGRECPGAFASALRGILSDARGGSESTSQNDVKSARPPAVVGFGVADDLRRLACSYPGEVADAVRSIPRVLCLQRAAIDRGHGSQPGLSSVCQALLGQPLDKRERCGDWSRRPLTESQVAYGAQDARVLLRIMPGLLLGKSRAREPSARADAADLAFELARPAAEFIGDVDVATVRIANPPSIRVTENDGDDDAVAPLTPADVAAALADRLPSAGGDPTVIELGVETGPAASDTASALGDGIAPDAVVKSMGVMVAGDTTVGGLDPVARALGASGGDGGGGGGSGGSNGGSNGRKTWEPVVALLRGTDRADLRAIASHFGVARRHARLATPDECVRVFGFPPGSMPPLGHRVECPTLMDSALMDSALREHAGGFVYPGAGAPHLVFRCLPAVLERATAATTLPVAESSVAREAAKRAAAAAAAAAASSSRDPSTASFADGGSLDWGLGGPSATSHEGSEEHEEHGDGTRERQRRFVADGSLGRLARWLRCLGVDAEHVPVPAQRLGNKGNNNNCQYGALLALAQRDDRVILTKDRRLLQRKDAVAAFLVEDDDPKRQLARVSAHFGLRYRRGKLLTRCARCNGAVERRCTPEEVAANGAIPAKVKASTNEFWACGRCEKVYWVGPKSHLAMSFIDAEIAPTVTRARDEAKLFARSGNTREPDEEAVLEEALGGNPWPRRTGPNSREG from the coding sequence ATGCGCGGGTCGTTCCGGGGCtcgccgagccgcgcggcggtgcagcgCGTGATCGATCGGCTCCACGGTCTCGCGCTCGGGGATCGGGACatcgcgcgggacgacggcggcggcgacgacgacgacggggatgacgaagcgcgcgggatcgcgtccgccgcggggagcccgtcggcggctgcgacgacgtcgcccacctcggcgcgtctcgcccATGTACCCCCCGGTGCagcggtcgcggcgctcgcggccgcgttcgaggcCGGGGAGAGATACGCGGACGTGAGATCCGCGGTGGTGAGCGCGCTGCCGaggggcgaggacgtcgcggacttCCTCGTCTCGTGCGTCGAGCACATggccacgtcgtcgtcggcaccgtcgtcggtcgccgcgccgctgacGCAGCTGTtgctcgaggcgctgcagcactcgtgcgcgacgaccaccccgcggcgagtcttcgcggcgacggacggatccgccacgcgcgtggagtgcgccgcggctcgaacgcgcgcggcgaaactcgtcgctcgcgccgtgtgcgtcgacgacgataaCGTTAAagacgacacagctggcgggatCGGCCCGCCCACCGtggacacagctggcgggatcccgcccccggcggaggatcccgaccccgacgccgcccgccccctcACAGTGCGCCTCGAGCCGAGGGCGGTCGCCAGGCTTCTCACCGCCGTCGGCCTGGACATGGACGACCTCACGGTGCACCACCCAAGTGCGGAGCGCGGTATAgtcgcgttcgtcggcgcgtgtttgggccgcgcgtcgaccgacccgtcgagcgccgtcgccgccgcggccgtcgccaagCACTTCAGCCTCGCGCAgttcgcgacgccctccgcgctGGACGCATGGGAGGCGCAGGGGCACGGGCCAATCGCCGACgggatcgcggcgacgctgaccGAGGCGCGAAGGCTATCGTACGCGGCGTCCCTTAGGGACAAACACATGAGCGCGACAAACGCCCACAACACGGGGGGCGTCGCATCCCCGGCGGATCGGGCCGATCGACACTTCCGCCGGCTCGGTTTGCCGCCGGCGTTCccggaggaggaacgcgcggggcgggagggCAGGCTGCGaaggttggcggcggcgggacggtgggacgtcgcggagcagCTGGCGGGGGAGGACGTCCAAGCGAGGGCGCTCGTGCGGGGTttgagggacgcggcggcgacggtggcggccgAGGCTAACGGAGCGGGATGGAGCGAGTGGGCGGCTGGTCACGGggcactcggcggcggcggggcgtcaaccgccgcggaggttgacCAGAGCTATCTGCCGAGGCGCATGCGGTATCTACCCCTCGACctaccccgcggcgccgttcggtgggcggacgacgctcgctcgctcgcggcgtgcgtcgcggcgctctccctcgacgccgtgatTGGAATCGACTCGGAGTGGGTTCCGGATGGTTCTTTTGGAGCCTCGGGTTCCAGTCGTCGCTCGGGAAATTCAAAGGGatcctcgggcgcgaggagaaggctCGAATCCCCCACGGCGCTGTTGCAGCTCTCCGGGGAGCGTtgcgtcgcgctcctggACGCGACGAAGCTGGGACGGGAGTgccccggcgcgttcgcgtcggctcTTCGCGGGATCCTCTCCGATGCGCGGGGGGGTTCCGAGTCGACGTCTCAAAACGACGTAAAAAGCGCTcggccgcccgcggtggtcgggtttggcgtcgcggacgatctGCGTCGACTGGCGTGCTCGTACCCGGGCGAGGtggccgacgccgtgcgtTCGATCCCGAGGGTGCTGTGCCTGCAAcgggcggcgatcgaccGCGGTCACGGGTCGCAGCCCGGGCTGTCCTCGGTGTGCCAGGCTTTGCTCGGGCAGCCGCTGGACAAACGCGAGAGGTGCGGGGACTGGTCGAGGCGGCCGCTGACGGAGTCTCAGGTGGCGTACGGCGCGCAGGACGCGAGGGTTTTGCTACGTATCATGCCCGGCTTGCTGTTGGGAAagagccgcgcgcgagagccgtCCGCCcgggcggacgccgccgacctcgcgttcgagctcgcgagACCGGCGGCTGAGTTTatcggggacgtcgacgtcgcgacggttcgtATCGCCAACCCTCCGTCGATTCGCGTCACCGAgaacgacggcgatgacgacgcggtcgcgccgctgACCCCGGCGGatgtcgcggcggcgctggcggatcGGTTACCCAGCGCGGGGGGTGACCCGACGGTgatcgagctcggcgtcgagaccGGTCCCGCAGCGAGCGACACCGCGTCAGCCCTGGGGGACGGGATAGCCCCCGATGCGGTGGTCAAGAGCATGGGGGTGATGGTCGCGGGGGACACGACGGTCGGCGGTCTGGAtccggtggcgagggcgctcggcgcgtcggggggagacggcggcggcggcggcgggagcgggggTTCAAACGGGGGTTCAAACGGGAGGAAGACGTGGGAGCCCGTCGTGGCGCTCCTGCGAGGCACCGACCGCGCGGACctgcgcgcgatcgcgtcccacttcggcgtcgcgcggcggcacgcGCGGCTCGCCACGCCGGACGAGTGCGTCCGCGTCTTTGGCTTCCCGCCCGGGAGCATGCCGCCGCTGGGCCACCGCGTGGAGTGCCCGACGCTGATGGACTCGGCGCTGATGGACTCGGCGCTCCGGGAGCACGCGGGCGGCTTCGTGTACCCCggagcgggcgcgccgcACCTGGTGTTCAGGTGCCTCCCCGCGGTCCTCGAGCGGGCCACTGCGGCCACCACGCTGCCCGTGGCGGAGTCGTCCGTCGCCAGGGaagccgcgaagcgcgcggcggcggcggcggcggcggcggcggcgtcgagctcgcgggaTCCGTCCACCGCCTCATTCGCCGATGGTGGTTCCTTGGACTGGGGCCTGGGGGGCCCTTCCGCGACGTCTCACGAGGGATCCGAGGAGCACGAGGAGCACGGCGATGGCACGCGCGAGAGGCAGCGGCGGTTCGTCGCCGATGGATCCCTCGGCCGGCTCGCTCGTTGGCTCAGGTGCCTGGGGGTGGACGCCGAACACGTCCCGGTCCCCGCGCAGCGTCTGGGTAACAAGGGTAACAATAATAACTGTCAGTACGGCGctctgctcgcgctcgcgcagagGGACGACCGCGTCATACTGACCAAGGACAGGCGCTTACTCCAACGTaaggacgcggtggcggcgtttttggtggaggacgacgacccgaaGCGGCAGCTCGCGAGGGTCAGCGCGCACTTCGGGCTCAGGTACAGGCGCGGGAAGTTGCTCACGCGGTGCGCCAGATGCAACGGAGCGGTGGAGCGACGGTGCACCCCAGAGGAGGTGGCTGCCAACGGCGCCATCCCGGCCAAGGTGAAGGCCTCGACGAATGAGTTTTGGGCGTGCGGAAGGTGCGAGAAGGTGTACTGGGTCGGTCCAAAGTCGCACCTCGCGATGTCGTtcatcgacgcggagattgcgccgacggtgacgaggGCACGCGACGAGGCAAAGTTGTTTGCGCGCAGTGGAAACACGCGGGAGCCGGATGAGGAGGCGgtgctggaggaggcgctgggAGGTAATCCGTGGCCGAGAAGAACCGGGCCGAACAGCCGCGAGGGGTAG
- a CDS encoding predicted protein, which produces MSTIWHPDLLNEDPVIVKEEPDDDHHTPPAVNVEPPADDHGEDEKTEDLAGKMSTIWRPDLDRLRASIAEMEGSESEEEEKDATKKGVKRKRAPPTKGPCEHGVKYRSHALGARSAVGLDSVSTVVSAVDARSAVGLESASTVVSALSARSVVGAQSASTVVGAVTARSAAGLKSASTIVFALGARSARESDQLNRDSNDATDTDSGP; this is translated from the exons atgaGCACCATCTGGCACCCAGACTTGTTGAACGAGGACCCCGTCATCGTCAAGGaagagcccgacgacgaccaccacaccccccccgccgtcaacgtcgaacctcccgcggacgaccaTGGGGAAGACGAAAAGACGGAGGATCTCGCAGGGAAGATGTCGACGATTTGGCGACCTGACCTCGACCGGCTGCGCGCCAGcatcgccgagatggagggaTCGGAgagcgaagaggaggagaaggatgCGACCAAGAAGGGAGTgaagcggaagagagcccctcccacgaaggggccgtgcgagcacggggtgaagtatCGGTCGCA cgctctcggtgccaggagtgcggtgggtctggactctgtgagcacggtcgtcagcgcagtcgatgcaaggagtgcggtgggtctggaatctgcgagcacggtcgtcagcgctctcagtgcaaggagtgtggtgggggctcaatctgccagcacggtcgtcggcgctgttactgcaaggagtgcggcgggtctcaaatctgcgagcacgatCGTAttcgctctcggtgcaaggagtgcaaGAGAAAGCGATCAACTCAACCGCGACAGTAACGACGCCACCGACACAGACAGCGGCCCATAA
- a CDS encoding predicted protein, protein MADQQDNAPVVRTSGVGHRGYGDGDGMGLALLPGISLPGQNELAVAPGETGGLIESADLDQENDLVAWHIRKIKERQENVTAADELAKSLTEKIVEAATGDAGKSLGPAPDEEALRKPLTFGPTFHDIALRHYRDTPAPAPEAADAEREGRPRKRKSRWDTDEKDDKPTVGSALAVVSGGQAAIKAHLASIAAKLQGGPADGAYGVGAADGGPTPAESDDPEVVKQYAKYVDITDRVRSGYFADERPEHARSPSPPPQYDKYGVRTNTRELRIKAKLEDERSELIGWLVARCPHMFRPPQDWKPKKRTRKLYVPLKEYPGYNFIGIIIGPRGNTQKRMQRETNTRIAIRGKGSVKDGVSREPGADYQEDEDLHVLITGDTEEEVDRAAAMVQTLLKPVDDDYNEHKRAQLRELALINGTLRNPGGDGATAAGMALAELDKTGAGYRAPAELVTCKICGDGGHPTSDCPFKNDPAAAAGAHKQLTSEYQSFLSELGVGDPGGLGPRPGLGAGGGGGGGRDRNEINPCKLFVGALADHVTDEMLGGLFERFGEVRRAQAVRHTHDGSARGFGFVEFASEDQAAAAKVALHRTPFEGKTIVVKVAGDRSRDPDGPPPRGAGQPGMGGPMGAPPGPPGMGGFGMHPAPPPPPPGMGGYGMQPPGPPGMGAYGMQPPGPPGMGAYPPPPPPPAAATGAPPPPPPPAYGDAPPPPPPPPAYGDAPPPPPPPPAYGDVPPPPPPGYGDAPPPPPPPGGGFVDPYYQQQQMGGYVQMGGYGGYQAPPPPPPGMGGVPPPPPPMGAQPPPPPPPPVDPTEEAYKNFMADMEH, encoded by the coding sequence ATGGCGGATCAGCAGGATAACGCACCGGTGGTGCGCACGTCCGGCGTCGGCCACAGGGGCTACGGAGACGGGGACGGGATGGGCCTGGCCCTCCTCCCCGGCATCTCGTTACCCGGGCAGAACGAACtagccgtcgcgcccggggaAACCGGGGGGCTCATCGAGAGCGCGGACCTCGACCAGGAGAACGATCTCGTGGCGTGGCACATCCGGAAGATCAAGGAGCGGCAGGAAAacgtgaccgccgcggacgagctcgccaagtCCCTGACTGAGAagatcgtcgaggcggcgaccggGGACGCCGGTAAATCCCTCGGACCCGccccggacgaggaggcgctgcggAAACCCCTCACGTTCGGCCCCACGTTCCACGATATCGCGCTCAGACACTACAGGGACAcccccgcacccgcgccggaggcggcggatgccgagcgcgagggccgaCCGCGGAAGCGCAAGAGCCGATGGGACACGGACGAGAAGGATGACAAACCCACGGTGGgaagcgcgctcgcggtggtgagCGGAGGCCAAGCCGCGATCAAGGCGCACCTCGCGAGCATAGCCGCCAAGCTTCAGGGCGgacccgccgacggcgcgtacggcgtcggcgccgcggacgggggacccacgcccgcggagagcgacgacCCGGAGGTTGTCAAGCAGTACGCCAAGTACGTGGACATCACCGACCGGGTCCGATCGGGGTacttcgccgacgagcgacCGGAGCACGCcaggtcgccgtcgcccccgccccagTACGACAAGTACGGCGTCAGGACCAACACCCGGGAGCTGCGGATCAAGgccaagctcgaggacgagagGTCCGAGCTGATCGGGTGGCTGGTGGCGCGGTGCCCGCACATGTTTCGACCGCCGCAGGATTGGAAACCCAAGAAGAGGACCCGGAAGCTGTACGTGCCCCTGAAGGAGTACCCGGGGTACAACTTCATAGGCATCATCATCGGCCCGCGCGGGAACACGCAGAAGCGCATGCAGCGGGAGACGAACACGCGGATCGCCATCCGCGGCAAGGGCAGCGTGAAGGACGGCGTGTCCAGGGAACCCGGAGCGGATTAccaggaggacgaggacctgCACGTGTTGATCACCGGGGacacggaggaggaggtggatcgagccgcggcgatggtgcAGACGCTGCTCAAgcccgtggacgacgactacaACGAGCACAAGCGCGCGCAGCTCCGGGAGCTGGCGCTCATCAACGGAACCCTTCGCAAcccggggggcgacggcgccaccgcggctgGCATGGCGCTGGCGGAATTGGACAAGACGGGCGCCGGGTACAGGGCTCCGGCGGAGCTGGTGACGTGCAAGATttgcggcgacggcgggcatCCCACGTCGGATTGCCCTTTCAAGaacgaccccgccgccgcggcgggtgcgcacAAGCAGCTCACCTCCGAGTACCAGTCGTTTCTCAGCGAgctgggcgtcggcgacccgGGGGGTTTGGGCCCTCGAccgggcctcggcgcgggcggcggtggcggcggcgggcgcgacagGAACGAGATCAACCCGTGCAAGCTCTTCGTCGGTGCGTTGGCGGATCACGTCACCGACGAGATGCTCGGCGGGCTCTTCGAACGCTTCGGGGAGGTGCGCCGCGCACAGGCTGTGCGGCACACGCACGACGGCAGCGCGAGGGGGTTCGGCTTTGTCGAGTTCGCCTCGGAGGatcaggcggcggcggcgaaagtGGCGTTACACAGGACCCCGTTCGAGGGTAAGACGATCGTGGTGAAGGTCGCGGGGGACCGGAGCAGGGACCCGGATGGCCCGCCGCCACGAGGAGCGGGACAGCCGGGAATGGGCGGACcgatgggcgcgccgccgggaccgcCGGGGATGGGCGGCTTCGGGATgcaccccgcgccgccgccgccgccgccggggatgggCGGCTACGGGATGcagccgccgggtccgccgggGATGGGCGCGTACGGGATGcagccgccgggtccgccggggatgggcgcgtaccctccgccgccgccgccgcccgccgccgcgacgggcgcgcccccgccgcccccgccgcccgcctacggagacgcgccgcccccgccgccgccgccgcccgcctacggggacgcgccgcccccgccgccgccgccgcccgcctaCGGGGacgtgcccccgccgccgccgcccgggtacggagacgcgccgccgccgccgccgccgcccggggggGGCTTTGTCGATCCCTATtaccagcagcagcagatggGAGGGTACGTTCAGATGGGAGGGTACGGGGGGTAccaggcgccgccgccgccgccaccggggATGGGAGGCgttccgccgcctccaccgccgatGGGCGCtcagccgcctccgccgccgccgccgcccgtggaCCCCACCGAGGAGGCGTACAAAAACTTCATGGCTGATATGGAGCACTAA